In one window of Leptospira sp. GIMC2001 DNA:
- the cysD gene encoding sulfate adenylyltransferase subunit CysD, whose translation MEPAVRKPTRSLSRLDKLESESIHIMREVAAQFNKPVLLFSGGKDSICLVYLAKKAFEPAKIPFTLVHIDTGHNFPEALEFRDNLVKKFGLKLEVGSVQSSIDRGLAVEEKGKFPSRNGIQTVSLLETISNMKADACIGGARRDEEKARAKERIFSVRDVFGGWDPRLQRPELWDIYNGKIHNGENVRVFPISNWTELDVWEYIERENIELPSLYFTHEREVMLRDGLIFPISEFVRIDPGDVIEKKAVRFRTVGDMTCTAAVESRADNLSSIIEEIRSSKTTERGSRLDDKRSEAAMEDRKRGGYF comes from the coding sequence ATTGAACCTGCTGTAAGAAAACCAACACGTAGTCTTTCGAGACTTGATAAGTTAGAATCGGAAAGTATTCACATCATGCGTGAAGTTGCAGCACAGTTCAACAAACCAGTGTTACTTTTCTCTGGTGGAAAGGATTCGATCTGCTTGGTCTATCTTGCCAAAAAAGCATTTGAACCTGCCAAAATTCCATTTACGTTAGTTCATATTGATACAGGTCATAATTTTCCGGAAGCCTTAGAATTTCGTGACAATCTAGTAAAAAAATTCGGACTCAAATTAGAAGTTGGATCCGTTCAATCGAGTATTGATCGAGGCCTTGCGGTTGAAGAGAAAGGAAAGTTTCCAAGCAGAAACGGAATCCAAACTGTTTCTCTTCTTGAGACAATCTCTAATATGAAAGCGGATGCTTGCATTGGAGGTGCTCGACGTGATGAGGAAAAAGCTCGAGCAAAGGAAAGGATCTTTTCCGTAAGAGATGTGTTTGGTGGTTGGGATCCAAGATTGCAAAGACCTGAGCTTTGGGATATTTACAATGGTAAAATTCACAATGGAGAAAATGTCCGTGTTTTTCCAATTAGCAATTGGACAGAATTGGATGTCTGGGAATATATTGAACGGGAAAATATTGAATTGCCATCTTTATATTTTACTCATGAGAGAGAAGTGATGTTAAGAGACGGTTTGATTTTTCCTATTTCGGAATTTGTTCGAATTGATCCAGGTGATGTGATCGAGAAAAAAGCAGTTCGATTCAGAACTGTGGGTGACATGACCTGCACTGCAGCAGTTGAATCTAGAGCGGACAATCTGTCCTCAATCATTGAAGAGATTCGATCCTCCAAGACGACAGAGCGTGGAAGTCGATTGGATGATAAGCGATCGGAAGCTGCGATGGAAGATCGCAAAAGGGGAGGGTATTTCTGA
- the fsa gene encoding fructose-6-phosphate aldolase: MNIFLDTANIDEIKKVNELGLLDGITTNPSIISKSGRKFTEVIKEIASIVEGPVSAEVIATDYEGMIKEGVELAAIADNVVVKVPLNMVGLKAVNEFTNRGIATNVTLCFSANQALLAAKAGATFISPFLGRLDDVGQDGLELISEIREMYDNYGYETEILAASIRHPIHFKEVALRGADCVTLPYSVFAQLFQHPLTDLGLQKFIEDSKSINW, translated from the coding sequence ATGAACATCTTCTTGGATACAGCAAACATAGACGAAATTAAAAAAGTAAACGAACTCGGACTCTTAGATGGAATAACAACAAACCCATCCATCATATCCAAATCTGGACGTAAATTCACCGAAGTTATAAAAGAAATCGCATCGATCGTGGAAGGTCCAGTCAGTGCGGAAGTAATTGCGACTGACTATGAGGGAATGATCAAGGAAGGAGTAGAACTTGCAGCAATCGCTGACAATGTAGTTGTAAAAGTTCCGCTCAATATGGTTGGCCTCAAAGCAGTCAATGAATTCACAAATCGTGGGATTGCAACAAATGTAACACTTTGTTTTTCTGCGAACCAAGCACTACTAGCTGCTAAGGCGGGCGCTACCTTTATTTCTCCTTTCTTAGGTAGACTCGATGATGTTGGGCAAGACGGTCTTGAATTAATCAGCGAGATTCGAGAAATGTATGACAATTACGGATACGAAACAGAAATTTTGGCAGCTTCCATTCGTCACCCAATCCATTTCAAAGAAGTGGCTCTTCGTGGTGCAGATTGCGTTACTCTTCCCTATTCTGTTTTTGCACAACTTTTTCAACATCCACTCACTGATTTAGGTCTTCAAAAATTTATTGAAGATTCTAAATCAATCAACTGGTAA
- the purH gene encoding bifunctional phosphoribosylaminoimidazolecarboxamide formyltransferase/IMP cyclohydrolase codes for MIQVQRALISVSDKTGVVEFAKFLVSTGVEILSTGGTLDALQKAGIKALGVDDYTGFPEILGGRLKTLHPLIHGGLLGDRSNPQHVKEMEANSIKPIQLVIVNLYPFVETVKNPDVKLADAIEKIDIGGPTMLRSAAKNYKNTAVVLDPSDYSFVQKELEDNDMKISEDTALMLSAKVFSYTAYYDTAISTYLNDKRGNKFPDIISFAFTKKQKLRYGENPHQEAAYYEPIFSKSDFAPLQGKELSFNNMLDLDAAFHIASLLPKNAVSIVKHLNPCGIAYGKTVHESFTLARKTDPISAFGGIIGVHGTVDKDTATAITENFVEGIVAEGFSDEALEIFSKKPNIRLIPISKFQEALGEMDLRPIHHGMLVQNRDYDLVQKSDLKVVSKLKPTDEDMEGLWFAWQCVKFIKSNAIVYTDTNFTLGIGAGQMSRVDSVELGASKAQKVGLSVVGSYVGSDAFFPFRDGIDAIAKVGAKAIIQPGGSIRDEEVIAAADEHGIIMVFTGMRHFRH; via the coding sequence GTGATCCAAGTACAAAGAGCACTCATATCAGTAAGTGACAAAACAGGTGTTGTAGAATTTGCCAAATTCTTGGTAAGCACAGGAGTAGAAATACTTTCGACTGGTGGAACATTGGACGCTTTGCAAAAAGCAGGAATCAAAGCTCTCGGTGTTGATGACTACACTGGATTTCCAGAAATCCTTGGCGGAAGACTCAAAACATTGCATCCATTAATTCACGGTGGTCTACTCGGAGATAGATCCAATCCACAACATGTTAAGGAAATGGAAGCCAATTCTATCAAACCAATCCAGCTTGTGATTGTTAACCTCTATCCATTTGTAGAAACTGTAAAGAATCCAGATGTAAAGCTTGCCGATGCAATTGAAAAAATTGATATTGGTGGTCCAACCATGCTTCGCTCTGCTGCTAAAAATTACAAAAATACTGCTGTGGTATTGGATCCATCTGACTACTCTTTCGTTCAAAAAGAACTAGAAGACAACGATATGAAAATCTCAGAAGACACAGCTCTTATGCTTTCAGCAAAAGTGTTCTCCTATACTGCATACTATGACACAGCCATTTCAACTTACTTAAATGATAAAAGAGGAAATAAATTTCCAGATATCATATCATTTGCTTTTACCAAAAAACAAAAACTTCGCTATGGTGAAAACCCTCACCAAGAAGCTGCCTACTACGAACCAATTTTTTCTAAAAGTGATTTTGCTCCATTGCAAGGTAAAGAACTGTCATTCAATAATATGTTGGACTTGGATGCGGCTTTCCATATTGCAAGTCTACTTCCCAAAAACGCAGTATCTATTGTAAAACATTTGAATCCATGCGGAATCGCCTATGGCAAAACGGTTCATGAATCTTTTACTTTGGCAAGAAAAACAGATCCCATTTCCGCATTCGGTGGAATCATCGGTGTTCATGGAACAGTTGATAAGGATACTGCAACTGCAATTACAGAGAACTTTGTAGAAGGAATCGTTGCCGAAGGATTTAGCGACGAAGCATTGGAAATATTTTCTAAGAAGCCAAATATCCGATTGATACCAATTTCTAAGTTCCAAGAAGCACTGGGTGAAATGGATCTTCGCCCTATCCATCATGGTATGTTGGTCCAAAATCGAGACTATGATTTGGTTCAAAAATCAGATCTCAAAGTCGTATCCAAACTAAAACCGACTGACGAAGATATGGAAGGATTGTGGTTTGCATGGCAGTGTGTTAAGTTTATCAAATCCAATGCAATCGTTTATACAGATACGAATTTTACATTAGGAATTGGTGCGGGTCAAATGAGTCGAGTGGACAGCGTGGAACTTGGAGCATCTAAGGCTCAGAAAGTGGGCCTTTCTGTTGTCGGTTCCTATGTTGGATCAGATGCATTTTTCCCTTTTAGAGATGGAATAGATGCAATTGCAAAAGTCGGAGCCAAAGCGATCATACAACCCGGCGGTTCCATTCGTGATGAAGAAGTTATAGCCGCGGCGGATGAACATGGAATCATCATGGTCTTTACTGGAATGAGACATTTCCGTCACTAG
- a CDS encoding precorrin-2 dehydrogenase/sirohydrochlorin ferrochelatase family protein, whose translation MNRSTTKKYPAFLNLENKNVLIIGGGNVALEKLPTVFASGAKITIISLEFNLDVTDFLTTHPSITKIQRKIEMDDLKNRDLIFSATNNGQLNRELVDEAHRLNIWINSCDDPSNCDFYSAAVFDRGPIRIAVSTDGRFAGLGGLVKSVLNEILPEETDEEWNALVDFRESLKLKVKDPSERKRILTALLADLRRSYF comes from the coding sequence ATGAATCGATCTACAACCAAGAAATATCCAGCTTTTCTCAATTTAGAAAATAAGAATGTTCTTATAATTGGTGGAGGCAATGTAGCTCTAGAAAAACTTCCTACCGTTTTTGCTTCTGGAGCAAAAATCACTATTATTTCTTTAGAGTTCAACTTAGATGTTACTGATTTCTTAACAACCCATCCTAGTATAACTAAGATTCAACGAAAAATAGAAATGGATGATCTTAAGAATCGAGATCTAATTTTCTCTGCGACAAATAATGGACAACTCAATCGGGAATTGGTTGATGAAGCCCATAGGTTAAATATATGGATCAACTCTTGTGATGATCCATCTAATTGCGATTTTTACTCAGCGGCCGTTTTTGATAGGGGACCAATTCGAATTGCAGTTTCTACCGATGGCAGATTTGCCGGACTCGGTGGATTGGTTAAGTCGGTTCTCAATGAAATTTTGCCCGAAGAAACTGATGAGGAATGGAATGCTTTAGTTGATTTTAGAGAATCCTTGAAATTAAAAGTAAAAGATCCGAGTGAAAGAAAAAGAATTCTAACTGCATTACTCGCCGATCTAAGGCGATCGTATTTTTAA
- a CDS encoding J domain-containing protein yields MEEEDLLVSSLDFFGLNPDFTEDEFREKFRDLAKKFHPDTGEYTSSILFNELTRSKSVLESYLANRSNIQDEISINKSQPIQEAQVSKAKKIDPSYEIYKLAKEKENLAIIEYFDQTKGNNIFLSAEENPPLRELIRKLHFPITSYQRILDIYPESIWASDASDSLKRLSKWTKHDSLRQDDGVGRT; encoded by the coding sequence TTGGAAGAAGAGGATCTGCTAGTAAGCTCTCTGGATTTCTTTGGATTGAATCCAGATTTTACAGAAGATGAGTTCAGGGAAAAATTTCGTGACCTCGCAAAAAAATTCCATCCAGATACAGGTGAATACACAAGCTCAATTCTATTCAACGAACTAACCCGCTCGAAGTCCGTCTTAGAAAGTTACTTGGCGAATCGATCGAATATTCAAGATGAAATATCAATCAACAAGTCTCAGCCAATTCAAGAAGCACAAGTATCCAAAGCAAAAAAAATAGATCCGTCGTATGAGATTTACAAGCTTGCAAAGGAAAAAGAAAACTTAGCAATCATCGAGTATTTTGATCAAACTAAGGGAAATAATATATTTCTTAGCGCAGAAGAAAATCCTCCTCTTCGAGAGCTTATAAGAAAGTTACATTTTCCTATCACATCTTATCAACGGATTCTTGATATTTATCCTGAGAGTATATGGGCGAGTGATGCAAGTGATAGTTTGAAGCGTCTCAGCAAATGGACGAAGCATGACAGTCTACGGCAGGATGATGGTGTTGGACGGACCTGA
- the fliS gene encoding flagellar export chaperone FliS — MLRAGNPYSNQNAYKANEISTVSQTRLIVMLYEGAMRFLKIAGENMTPRKYDLVNNNIIKAQDIITELMLSLNLEDGKEVGNNLLSIYVYMKKRLLEANMKKETKIINEVIDLLGQLKSAWDELDRKDVSEKSSSPARNTGISITG; from the coding sequence ATGTTAAGAGCCGGTAATCCTTATTCCAACCAAAACGCCTACAAGGCAAATGAGATATCAACTGTCTCTCAGACCCGATTGATAGTCATGTTGTATGAAGGGGCTATGCGCTTTCTCAAAATAGCAGGCGAGAACATGACGCCAAGAAAATATGATTTAGTGAATAATAATATCATTAAGGCTCAGGATATTATCACTGAATTGATGCTTTCTCTCAATTTAGAGGACGGCAAAGAGGTTGGGAACAATTTATTGAGTATTTATGTTTATATGAAGAAGCGACTTCTTGAAGCAAACATGAAGAAAGAGACCAAGATTATAAATGAAGTGATTGACTTACTAGGTCAGCTGAAGTCAGCCTGGGATGAGTTAGATCGCAAAGATGTCTCAGAAAAATCCAGTTCTCCTGCAAGAAATACTGGAATCTCCATAACAGGTTAA
- the cobA gene encoding uroporphyrinogen-III C-methyltransferase encodes MKEIRISKIPFEFRPGTVSIVGAGPGDPDLLTRKGLSRLESADVILYDALLDPKFLEIFPNHALILYVGKRSGEHSATQEEINNLLIQYARANKKVVRLKGGDPFVFGRAGEEILALRNANIEFEIIPGVSSIQSGASDSNIPLTHRNISRQLLVLDGHTIIRDGIDWSWLSKFSGTISLLMGTKTIQEIARRLVEAGVPETTPIAMVTDASLPISQSVFSTLEEVVRSGLSKETKGPGIVYIGESVKIYHESIYNQEISSFSQFRK; translated from the coding sequence ATGAAAGAAATTAGAATAAGCAAAATACCTTTTGAGTTCCGTCCAGGAACTGTTTCTATTGTGGGTGCAGGTCCTGGAGATCCAGATTTGTTAACTCGCAAAGGTTTATCTCGTTTGGAATCAGCAGATGTAATTCTCTATGATGCCTTACTCGATCCAAAGTTTTTGGAAATTTTTCCAAATCATGCACTGATATTATATGTTGGCAAACGGTCAGGCGAACATTCTGCAACACAAGAAGAAATCAATAATTTGTTGATTCAGTATGCCCGAGCTAATAAGAAAGTCGTTCGTCTGAAAGGAGGAGATCCTTTTGTTTTTGGTCGCGCAGGTGAAGAGATTTTGGCACTTCGAAATGCAAATATTGAATTTGAAATAATTCCTGGAGTGAGTTCGATCCAATCGGGCGCAAGTGATTCCAATATTCCACTGACTCATAGAAATATTTCTAGGCAGCTCCTTGTTCTTGATGGTCACACTATCATTCGAGATGGAATCGATTGGTCGTGGCTTTCGAAATTTTCAGGAACGATTAGTCTTCTTATGGGAACTAAAACCATTCAAGAAATCGCAAGACGATTGGTCGAAGCTGGTGTTCCCGAAACAACACCGATCGCTATGGTTACAGATGCAAGTTTACCCATAAGCCAGTCTGTGTTTTCTACACTCGAAGAAGTTGTTCGTTCTGGTCTAAGTAAGGAAACCAAAGGTCCAGGCATTGTATACATCGGAGAATCAGTAAAAATTTATCATGAATCGATCTACAACCAAGAAATATCCAGCTTTTCTCAATTTAGAAAATAA
- a CDS encoding deoxyguanosinetriphosphate triphosphohydrolase, translating to MIKKIQDLIKDEDSKLASYALKNIENGGRIHEEEDHAYRLPFQRDKDRIIHSRAFRRLEYKTQVFIASIGDNYRNRLTHTLEVSALARTVAGSLGLNSFLSESIALAHDLGHAPFGHAGQDILAEMMDGHGGFEHNKQSLRIVQFLENRYAAFPGLNLCRETMMGIMKHGGDYEDSQELQGRKEAGPSLEAQITDLCDAIAYNNHDVEDGIESGILKVGDLSNIEIWNENFLYAKSKYPNALNTSIVRETTRAMMNSMVTDLINQIDFNLNFHNIINRKDLATSWKNGVRLVSFSESMRQKVVELKKFLHAKLYKHPDVLELSNFGKEIIEVLFNHFIKNPNLMPDSYKTRLDSDGKYRVVCDYIAGMTDRYAEEIALDLQLINPLNFP from the coding sequence ATGATTAAAAAAATCCAAGATCTTATAAAAGACGAAGATTCTAAACTTGCATCCTATGCTTTAAAAAATATAGAGAATGGTGGTAGGATACACGAGGAAGAGGATCACGCGTATCGCTTACCCTTTCAACGAGACAAAGATAGAATCATTCACTCGCGTGCGTTTCGTAGGCTCGAATACAAAACTCAAGTTTTTATAGCCTCAATTGGTGATAATTACCGCAACCGATTGACACACACTTTAGAGGTATCTGCACTTGCAAGAACTGTGGCTGGAAGTCTTGGACTCAATTCTTTTCTAAGTGAGAGTATAGCTTTAGCGCACGATTTGGGGCATGCTCCATTCGGACATGCTGGTCAGGATATCCTTGCAGAGATGATGGACGGTCATGGTGGATTCGAGCATAACAAACAGTCTCTTCGTATTGTGCAATTTCTTGAGAACCGGTATGCTGCCTTTCCTGGGTTGAATCTATGCCGTGAAACTATGATGGGAATTATGAAACACGGAGGAGATTATGAAGATTCTCAGGAATTGCAAGGCAGAAAAGAAGCAGGCCCATCTTTAGAAGCTCAGATCACCGATCTATGCGATGCAATTGCCTACAATAATCATGATGTTGAAGACGGAATTGAATCTGGAATATTAAAAGTAGGTGATTTATCAAATATCGAAATATGGAATGAGAATTTTTTATATGCCAAAAGCAAATATCCTAATGCTCTAAATACTTCCATAGTTCGAGAAACGACTCGGGCTATGATGAATTCGATGGTTACCGATCTCATCAATCAGATTGATTTCAATCTCAATTTTCATAATATTATAAATCGCAAAGATTTGGCGACTAGTTGGAAAAATGGAGTGCGCTTGGTATCTTTCTCTGAAAGTATGAGGCAAAAAGTTGTAGAACTCAAAAAATTCCTCCATGCTAAATTATACAAACATCCTGATGTCTTAGAGCTGAGCAATTTTGGTAAAGAAATTATTGAAGTTCTTTTTAATCATTTTATAAAGAATCCAAATCTCATGCCCGATTCTTACAAAACTAGATTGGATTCTGATGGAAAATATCGAGTCGTTTGTGATTATATAGCCGGAATGACCGATCGCTATGCCGAAGAGATCGCACTGGATCTTCAATTGATTAACCCGCTGAATTTTCCCTAA
- a CDS encoding LIC11661 family lipoprotein, with translation MSSQFSKIFYSYSRIFLSLTLTLILLFVVLGCTNFSASRSNTAPPILISAVNNGDGTFTIVTRAQNPELLFQGYRLYAGGTVNDSRNPPDLNFGVDCLRGFNQPIIPNLPTEYTISIDPSTNPPGPGIACKFQIALGSGTFVTVRSILLALSLNSASGGGSFSLSGPSNTIILP, from the coding sequence ATGAGTTCTCAATTCAGTAAAATTTTTTATTCCTATAGTCGAATATTCTTATCTTTAACTCTAACTTTGATACTACTATTTGTAGTATTAGGTTGCACGAACTTCTCTGCATCTAGATCTAACACAGCTCCTCCAATTCTAATCAGTGCAGTCAATAACGGGGATGGCACTTTTACGATCGTAACTCGCGCACAGAACCCCGAATTACTTTTTCAAGGATACAGATTGTATGCGGGTGGAACGGTAAATGATTCAAGAAATCCACCTGATTTAAATTTTGGAGTGGATTGTCTTCGAGGATTCAATCAGCCAATCATACCCAACTTGCCAACGGAATATACAATTTCCATTGATCCAAGTACGAATCCACCAGGTCCGGGTATAGCCTGTAAATTTCAAATAGCTTTGGGTTCAGGAACTTTTGTGACTGTCAGAAGCATTCTACTTGCTTTGAGCTTGAACTCGGCTTCAGGTGGTGGAAGCTTTTCTTTGTCAGGTCCGTCCAACACCATCATCCTGCCGTAG
- a CDS encoding DedA family protein produces MELLTELVTFFSGYGYWAVFGILIACGFGLPVPEDISLVAGGVISGLGFTNVHIMFAVGMAGVMIGDTAVFLVGSRYGERALKIKFIARILTQETFDKVREKFEKYGIWVVFFGRFMPGLRMPIYFSAGTSGRVGLIRFFVTDFLAAMISVPIWVYLGYFGANNFDELLGWVRQSQITLLITIGVILIALIAFYYLKKSITKKI; encoded by the coding sequence ATGGAATTATTAACAGAATTAGTTACATTTTTTTCGGGTTATGGCTACTGGGCAGTCTTTGGAATATTGATTGCCTGTGGATTTGGACTTCCTGTACCTGAAGATATTTCTTTGGTTGCAGGTGGCGTAATATCAGGACTTGGTTTTACAAATGTTCATATCATGTTTGCTGTCGGAATGGCCGGAGTCATGATCGGTGATACGGCGGTTTTCTTAGTCGGTTCACGCTACGGAGAACGCGCCTTAAAAATCAAATTCATAGCAAGAATTCTAACTCAAGAAACCTTCGATAAGGTTCGTGAGAAATTTGAAAAATACGGTATATGGGTGGTCTTTTTTGGAAGATTTATGCCTGGGCTAAGAATGCCAATTTATTTTTCTGCTGGAACATCCGGTCGTGTAGGACTCATTCGATTCTTTGTAACAGATTTTCTTGCGGCAATGATCAGTGTGCCTATTTGGGTCTATCTTGGATATTTTGGTGCTAACAATTTTGACGAATTGCTTGGCTGGGTAAGACAAAGCCAAATAACCTTGCTCATTACAATCGGTGTGATTCTAATCGCACTCATTGCCTTCTACTATCTCAAAAAATCCATAACCAAAAAGATATGA
- a CDS encoding sulfate adenylyltransferase subunit 1 — MDMLRFITAGSVDDGKSTLIGRLLYDTNSVFADQLESLGGQDGEDINLAHLTDGLKAEREQGITIDVAYKYFSTDVRKFIIADAPGHVQYTRNMVTGASNADLIIVLVDARKGVIEQTRRHTLLAALLKIPRLLLAVNKMDLVDFDKNVFDKILTDFNQFAGSLGFQRIDAVPVSALKGDNIVQRSHFMDWYAGPSLLETLETVPAEEDSYGSARIPVQYVIRNEPEYRGYTGRLSGGVLHKGDKITVFPSGLQTTIEHIDFNGQDWDEAVPGMSLSLRLKEDLDISRGDLIAGPGPTPKIGTSFTAAVCWMDPSPLYETNRFILRQGTNSVRAEVIRIETKLDISTATRTNPGGSLNLNDIGLIHVRTAKPIAWDDYAKNTHTGSFLLIEENSNQTVAAGMIGNLPV, encoded by the coding sequence ATGGATATGTTACGATTTATAACAGCTGGAAGCGTTGATGATGGCAAGAGTACATTGATTGGAAGATTGCTCTATGACACCAATTCTGTGTTTGCTGATCAATTGGAATCGCTTGGTGGTCAAGATGGGGAGGATATTAACCTAGCTCATCTAACAGATGGACTCAAAGCAGAAAGAGAACAAGGAATCACAATTGATGTAGCCTATAAATATTTTTCTACTGATGTGAGAAAATTTATCATAGCGGATGCACCAGGACATGTGCAATATACAAGAAATATGGTTACCGGTGCCTCCAACGCTGATTTAATCATAGTTCTGGTTGATGCAAGAAAAGGTGTCATTGAGCAAACAAGAAGACATACTTTGCTTGCAGCTCTTCTAAAAATTCCAAGATTACTGCTTGCCGTAAACAAAATGGACTTGGTCGATTTTGACAAAAATGTATTCGATAAAATTTTGACCGACTTCAATCAATTTGCTGGAAGTTTAGGTTTCCAAAGAATCGATGCAGTTCCTGTATCTGCCTTGAAAGGCGATAATATTGTTCAACGTAGTCATTTTATGGATTGGTATGCAGGTCCATCTCTTCTTGAGACTTTGGAAACTGTTCCTGCAGAAGAAGATAGTTATGGTTCTGCTCGTATACCCGTTCAATATGTAATTCGCAATGAACCAGAATATCGTGGTTATACGGGAAGATTGAGTGGAGGAGTTCTGCATAAGGGAGACAAAATCACAGTATTCCCATCGGGTTTGCAAACTACCATAGAACATATCGATTTCAATGGCCAAGACTGGGATGAAGCAGTTCCTGGTATGTCACTCTCCCTTAGATTGAAAGAAGATCTCGATATCAGTCGAGGTGACTTAATTGCAGGACCCGGTCCCACTCCAAAAATTGGAACAAGTTTTACTGCAGCAGTTTGCTGGATGGATCCAAGTCCACTCTACGAGACCAATCGGTTTATTTTGAGGCAAGGAACGAATTCTGTGCGAGCAGAAGTAATCCGTATAGAAACCAAGCTAGATATATCTACAGCAACACGAACAAATCCAGGCGGGAGCCTCAATCTAAATGATATAGGTTTGATCCATGTTCGCACAGCTAAACCCATTGCTTGGGATGATTATGCAAAAAATACTCATACTGGTTCTTTTCTTTTGATTGAAGAAAATTCCAATCAAACAGTTGCAGCTGGTATGATTGGGAATCTTCCTGTATAG
- the purN gene encoding phosphoribosylglycinamide formyltransferase has protein sequence MASLFRKKSQKRVVFLASGRGSNFEACAVKIKDKTLSCEPVGLITDNAEAKAILIAKKYKIPTYIVDYKGFGNRSEFNSALANQLDELRPDLIVTVGFMKILPQEIVKTYKNRIINIHPSLLPAFPGINSQRQAIEYGAKISGCTVHFIDEGVDTGAIILQSPVTIESGMTESQLSLKILKEEHKILPKAIQYFLNDKIKIEGRKVRLIK, from the coding sequence TTGGCAAGCCTATTTAGAAAAAAATCCCAAAAGCGGGTAGTTTTTCTTGCCTCAGGACGAGGTTCGAATTTTGAGGCTTGTGCTGTCAAAATCAAAGATAAAACACTTAGCTGCGAGCCAGTTGGATTGATTACAGACAATGCAGAAGCAAAAGCGATTCTTATAGCGAAAAAGTATAAGATTCCAACCTATATTGTAGACTACAAAGGATTTGGAAACCGATCAGAATTCAACTCTGCGCTTGCGAATCAATTGGATGAGCTCAGACCCGATTTGATCGTAACGGTTGGATTTATGAAAATTTTACCGCAAGAAATTGTAAAAACTTATAAAAATCGAATCATCAACATCCACCCTTCTCTATTGCCAGCTTTTCCTGGCATTAATTCTCAGCGTCAAGCTATCGAATACGGAGCGAAAATTTCGGGTTGCACGGTTCATTTCATAGATGAAGGTGTGGATACTGGCGCAATCATTCTACAATCTCCTGTCACCATAGAATCGGGAATGACAGAATCCCAACTATCTCTAAAGATCCTAAAAGAAGAACATAAAATATTGCCCAAAGCAATTCAGTATTTTTTAAACGATAAAATAAAAATTGAAGGAAGAAAGGTTAGATTAATCAAGTGA
- a CDS encoding flagellar protein FlgN — MDIKLFSKKQALLTAMLMNLKKEEELLIAGDADHALLWEEENLKILQKLEKIDKQIESSDDSLPFSESEISLSSSIFHVLEEARAIQKRVHALLEIERDNARDELNEVAVRRQLKMILRNKDGLDWKKRIC, encoded by the coding sequence ATGGACATAAAATTATTTTCTAAGAAGCAAGCTCTCCTCACGGCTATGCTTATGAATCTTAAAAAAGAAGAAGAACTTTTGATTGCTGGTGATGCAGATCATGCTTTGCTATGGGAAGAAGAGAATTTAAAGATACTACAGAAATTAGAAAAAATAGATAAACAAATAGAATCTTCTGATGATAGCCTTCCATTCAGTGAATCAGAAATTTCTTTATCTAGTTCGATTTTTCATGTACTAGAAGAGGCGAGAGCGATCCAGAAGAGAGTGCATGCGCTATTAGAAATTGAACGAGACAATGCTCGAGATGAATTGAATGAAGTTGCGGTTCGTAGACAATTGAAAATGATACTACGCAACAAGGATGGATTGGATTGGAAGAAGAGGATCTGCTAG